The Toxorhynchites rutilus septentrionalis strain SRP chromosome 3, ASM2978413v1, whole genome shotgun sequence genome includes a region encoding these proteins:
- the LOC129774513 gene encoding RNA guanine-N7 methyltransferase activating subunit: MVDPKRHINILSEEDQLFINECEEEFEFRFTEDDAEFQAHCAKEPAPPPLVEPWQSRNFHGSGGGGGRGRFNDRGRHQHRARPYNQNYRGNRYNNNRGRDNRNNRYAPSGDRNY, translated from the coding sequence ATGGTTGACCCAAAAAGACACATTAACATCCTTTCGGAGGAGGATCAGCTGTTTATCAACGAGTGCGAGGAGGAGTTTGAGTTTCGTTTCACCGAAGACGATGCCGAGTTTCAGGCACATTGCGCCAAAGAGCCTGCGCCCCCTCCTTTAGTGGAGCCCTGGCAAAGTCGGAACTTCCACGGTTCGGGTGGAGGAGGAGGCAGGGGAAGATTCAATGATCGTGGAAGACACCAGCATCGGGCCCGGCCGTACAATCAGAACTACCGCGGGAATCGCTACAACAATAACCGCGGTCGGGACAACAGGAACAATCGTTACGCGCCTAGTGGAGATAGGAACTATTAG
- the LOC129776508 gene encoding uncharacterized protein LOC129776508 isoform X1, with amino-acid sequence MKCNESRLLMHILLVIFFGFQLLITSRLESSNEETVIEDCHTHKLCRVFEPGCFADFFICRSCGHDVSLSNFLLDKHSPLAIGTSNQTLAAGKQLAIQEVQNTLGIRFKIIVVQKAYCAKVESWSTLHSWFPGYAWKLCVCPKCRTHLGWMFEPTESATSERYFPSENGFYALIYSNIISEGYVNSLLMREKVLREN; translated from the exons ATGAAGTGTAATGAAAGTCGGCTCTTGATGCATATTTTGTTGGTAATTTTCTTCGGTTTTCAACTGCTCATCACGTCTAGATTGGAGTCATCCAACGAGGAAACCGTAATAGAAG ACTGCCACACGCATAAATTGTGTCGAGTGTTTGAACCAGGTTGTTTTGCAGATTTTTTCATATGTCGTTCATGTGGTCATGACGTTAGTTTGTCGAATTTCCTGCTAGATAAGCACAGTCCGCTTGCCATTGGGACCAGCAATCAGACGCTTGCTGCCGGTAAACAGCTCGCAATACAGGAAGTTCAGAATACCCTCGGGATACGCTTCAAGATAATCGTCGTCCAGAAAGCTTACTGCGCGAAAGTTGAATCG TGGAGCACATTACACTCTTGGTTTCCGGGATATGCATGGAAACTTTGTGTTTGTCCAAAGTGCCGCACTCATCTAGGGTGGATGTTTGAGCCGACGGAATCGGCAACATCTGAACGTTACTTTCCTTCTGAGAACGGTTTCTACGCCCTTATCTATAGCAATATAATTTCTGAAGGAT ACGTGAATTCTCTGCTGATGCGTGAAAAAGTTTTACGAGAAAACTAG
- the LOC129776508 gene encoding protein cereblon-like isoform X2: MKCNESRLLMHILLVIFFGFQLLITSRLESSNEETVIEGCFADFFICRSCGHDVSLSNFLLDKHSPLAIGTSNQTLAAGKQLAIQEVQNTLGIRFKIIVVQKAYCAKVESWSTLHSWFPGYAWKLCVCPKCRTHLGWMFEPTESATSERYFPSENGFYALIYSNIISEGYVNSLLMREKVLREN, translated from the exons ATGAAGTGTAATGAAAGTCGGCTCTTGATGCATATTTTGTTGGTAATTTTCTTCGGTTTTCAACTGCTCATCACGTCTAGATTGGAGTCATCCAACGAGGAAACCGTAATAGAAG GTTGTTTTGCAGATTTTTTCATATGTCGTTCATGTGGTCATGACGTTAGTTTGTCGAATTTCCTGCTAGATAAGCACAGTCCGCTTGCCATTGGGACCAGCAATCAGACGCTTGCTGCCGGTAAACAGCTCGCAATACAGGAAGTTCAGAATACCCTCGGGATACGCTTCAAGATAATCGTCGTCCAGAAAGCTTACTGCGCGAAAGTTGAATCG TGGAGCACATTACACTCTTGGTTTCCGGGATATGCATGGAAACTTTGTGTTTGTCCAAAGTGCCGCACTCATCTAGGGTGGATGTTTGAGCCGACGGAATCGGCAACATCTGAACGTTACTTTCCTTCTGAGAACGGTTTCTACGCCCTTATCTATAGCAATATAATTTCTGAAGGAT ACGTGAATTCTCTGCTGATGCGTGAAAAAGTTTTACGAGAAAACTAG
- the LOC129776508 gene encoding protein cereblon-like isoform X3, with amino-acid sequence MKCNESRLLMHILLVIFFGFQLLITSRLESSNEETVIEDFFICRSCGHDVSLSNFLLDKHSPLAIGTSNQTLAAGKQLAIQEVQNTLGIRFKIIVVQKAYCAKVESWSTLHSWFPGYAWKLCVCPKCRTHLGWMFEPTESATSERYFPSENGFYALIYSNIISEGYVNSLLMREKVLREN; translated from the exons ATGAAGTGTAATGAAAGTCGGCTCTTGATGCATATTTTGTTGGTAATTTTCTTCGGTTTTCAACTGCTCATCACGTCTAGATTGGAGTCATCCAACGAGGAAACCGTAATAGAAG ATTTTTTCATATGTCGTTCATGTGGTCATGACGTTAGTTTGTCGAATTTCCTGCTAGATAAGCACAGTCCGCTTGCCATTGGGACCAGCAATCAGACGCTTGCTGCCGGTAAACAGCTCGCAATACAGGAAGTTCAGAATACCCTCGGGATACGCTTCAAGATAATCGTCGTCCAGAAAGCTTACTGCGCGAAAGTTGAATCG TGGAGCACATTACACTCTTGGTTTCCGGGATATGCATGGAAACTTTGTGTTTGTCCAAAGTGCCGCACTCATCTAGGGTGGATGTTTGAGCCGACGGAATCGGCAACATCTGAACGTTACTTTCCTTCTGAGAACGGTTTCTACGCCCTTATCTATAGCAATATAATTTCTGAAGGAT ACGTGAATTCTCTGCTGATGCGTGAAAAAGTTTTACGAGAAAACTAG